From the Cucumis sativus cultivar 9930 chromosome 5, Cucumber_9930_V3, whole genome shotgun sequence genome, the window TAATGATACTCCCTAAATActtattattaacaaaagatCTCATCCCATTCCAATTTTGATAATCTTCAAactacaatatatattttttattattactattgctacatattaaaacaaaaatcaaagattacatatttaatatccttatttaatttaaatactcATTTAACTTTGAAGGATCCTTTTAAATTACgttaataattagattttaattttattgatttatgaGATTGCACTACAAGAGATTATGGATCTCTCGATACCGTTTTACACCGtataaatatttgagtgtTTTTGTGGTGTTCATAAGTTTATGGTCtctcaaatagaaaaattggaTAATGTCTAAGTgtaaattgaatcaaatgaaaaattaaattgtaatttgGATTAGTTTTagaacatttgaaaaaaaaaatacttacgATAAGATTACATAAGATTTCGAGAAATTTACTTTCAAGTCAATccaatatttaaacaaatgaTAGTTTGAATGTACCATTAAAAGGagttagattttctttttatctttgtgAAAGTGATAATAAACTTTTGGATgaaaaattcaacatattaataaattaaacaacttgtaatttaaatcTCTCTTTATAATTGTACTCAAAATATTGAAGAGTTTAGAGGAATTGGtatctaaaaaattatgtattttttttaattgttttgagaaaaaagtcaactaaattatgtttaagaaagtttttgtttgttaaatagttaattatcCACCATGAATAATCTTTATTATATGctcaattcttttaattaaaaaaaaaattaaacctctcaaatgaaacaaaagaaaatatcatatcAACTAATCTATgcatataaaagaaatgaagataaaaGGCAGGAAACGGACTTTTCCAACCCCGTTCAACAAAAGGAAAGTTCTTTCGAATTGActacataaaaataattgttattaagaagttattattttaaacttcttttttttttattaaaagagtttaaaatttaaaaatattccaaaaactAGTTAAgcgtttatttattaaatgatatttttttaaagttttaaatataactttaaaatgtAATGTTGCAAAAGGAAAATACATCTTTAAATTGTAATGATAACACTATGAACCTTAAAACAGGTCGATTATGTTattaagattaatttttaaaaagaaaagagagagagagagagagagagagagaaagtttgtgttttacttttagaaattaattaagaatttgaataaaataaataatgaaaaagtaaGTCAAAAACATTGAATAATCTAAAAAGCGAAAATTGTAATGATTCCATCATTAAGGAAtttataatgaattaaaatcacaaaattttactaaccttaaatagttgaattaaataaataaataaaacccgTATTTGATTAAGTTTACCAATATTACCCTCCTCGCCGCTTAGAAATATCAAACGGAGAAGTCCACGGAATCCTCGCATTGttgtttacaaaatttgttgctttACCATCAACGTTCTGGCAACCATGATAAAACGAAAACCGGCACTTGCCGGTCTACAATAACTTAATACGCTGTCGGTTGCTCTTTCACCCGGTAACAAAACTCGACACGTGTCATCTCCCTTTTCCTAATAAAATTTCGGCCCTTCATCTTTTCCACCACAACTCACCCCCTCTTCTCTTCCTCACTCTAAAACCACCACCCAATTCTCCCCTGGCGGTGACGGCTGACGACGCCCACGGTCACAGTCACCACATTTTCTAtacctaatttatttttattttactctgATGCTTCCTCTTTCGGGTAACTCCTCGCCCGCCGAGCACCATCCGAAGAAATTCAAAGCATCCTCTGAGTTTTTCGATAGGAAGAATTCCTTCAACTCCTTGTTACAGCAGTTTCATCATCAACAATCTCGGTTATGGCTTCTACTTGTAATCCTCTTCCTTCAGATCCTCCTCCTCTTCACCATCCGCTATCTCCCTCTTCCTCTCCCACCAGCGCTTTCCTCCTCCACTAACCAACAACTCCACCGCTTCCCTTCCGTCGCCGTCTCCCCCGCCGACATTGACGGCGGAAATTGCAAAAACGGCAGGATCTTCGTTTACGATTTGCCGAAGCTGTTTAACCAAGACATTCTCGAAAACTGTGATAATCTGAATCCATGGAGCTCGAGCTGTAGCGCGATGGCAAACGGTGGATTCGGCCAGAAAGCGGATTCCTTGGCCGGGATTATACCGGAGAATCTTCTTCAGTCGTGGTATTGGACGGACCAATTCGTAACGGAGATTATTTTCCATAATCGGATTTTGAAGCATAAATGCCGTGTTTTAGAGCCGGAATCAGCTACGGCGTTTTATGTACCGTTTTACGCTGGACTCGCAGTGGGGAAATTCCTCTGGACGAATTCAACCCCGGAGGAACGGGATCAGCATTGCCGTTCGATTCTGAAATGGCTATCCGATCAAGAGTATTACAAAAGATCCAACGGCTGGGATCATTTCATTACAATGGGACGTATCACATGGGATTTCCGGAGGAGTAAGGATAAAGATTGGGGATCGGGTTGTATTTATTTACCCGGTATGAGAAATATAACCCGACTTTTGATAGAGCGAAATCCATGGGATTATTTTGACGTCGGTGTACCTTACCCCACAGGATTCCACCCCAAATCCCTAAACGACATATCGGCTTGGCAGGAGTTTATACGCACGCGCCGTCGTACTCACCTCTTCTGTTTCGCCGGAGCCACCCGCGCCGCTTTCCACAATGACTTCCGAGCGATGCTTCTCCACCAGTGCAAGAACTCCACCGGAGAGAAATGCCGCGTTGTCGATTGCGCTGGCAGCCGTTGCTCTAACGGCACGTCAGCGATTCTGGAGACATTTCTCACCTCAGACTTCTGCCTTCAGCCGAGAGGAGACAGCTTCACGAGGCGGTCCATCTTCGACTGCATGGTGGCCGGAGCGATTCCGGTTTTCTTTTGGCGACGAACGGCGTATTATCAGTACGAGTGGTTCTTACCGGGCGAACCGGAAAGTTACTCGGTTTTTATAGACCGGAACGCGGTGAAGAACGGGACAACCTCCATTGAAGCGGTTCTGGAGAGGTTCAGTAGAGAGGAAGTGAAGgagatgagagagagagtgatCGAGTCAATTCCGAAGTTCATTTACGGCACCGGCGAAGTTAGAGACGCGTTGGACGTGGCCGTTGAAGGGGTTTTGAGGAGGTTTAAAGAGCAAGAAGAATGGGAATACAAGTGGAAATAAGGTAGAGTGTGAGGGCAGAAATGcaaatgaagaagagaaaagggaaattggaaaagctttttagtttttctttttttaatttttttaatgctattagtatatatagttaggaataatgataataacaataataataataatatacgaTTCTTTTGGTATGAAGGTTGTAAACTATAGgggaataaaattttggagtgtaattttatttgaggggctttaaagttaaaaaaagtgGGGGTAGGggtaaaattgcaaaaaagagaaaaaggggaaaagggAATTTTGGGGATAAAGTTGTAGAAGGGCCCAGAAGTTGGGTTGTTTTTGGCATAATGGAAAATTGGATTTATTATGTATACTAAAAAGTTATGTGGTGTTAAtttgataagaaaatgaaatagtgTCTTGGTTTTCATAATGATTATAGTGGAATTTTGGATCAAAAGtgatcattttattttttaactttcataaaaagaaatttgagtaTGAAAACATAAGACCAACCTCTCCATACCTATCTATACTATCTAtacttattttaataaataataaatgttttagATAGAGagttttaacaattttttactttaattattataatttataattactttAATCATTTTGTGcattattcattaaaatataatggGTAGATTGTATAGAATAACTTGGTGTACAAGTcttgtaagaaaaaaataaattttggtatcttagatttttatttcatttatggaagaaaataTGCAACAGATTggggaaaggaaaaaataataataataaagttcatGTATTAATTTGTTTCCTTTCCTTTACTTATACTTCCTGTAGTTTCCtatttgaaattctttatatataatcgtatctttttatttgaaaaaagggTCCATATTTAATTctatcaattttcattttaaattttaaattttaaattgaatcaaattaattatatatttaaatgtgttgcaatttttattatatgttcaAAAAATATTACGAAAACCACCCACcacaaatcaattaattaacgaTGTTCGGATACAACAACTTCTTCTTATTAcgttacaaaaacaaaaaatcaaaaaacaagaaatttaattttactaatttacttcatgcattatttttttttgtatgtaatataatgtttaaagttgaatattaaacaatgaaattaaagGGTAAGTTAGTGTTGGGAAATGGGAGGGGAAGAAGGGGCCATTTGGACGTTGCCTCACCCTCTTCTTATACCTTTCTTCTTTGGATGGAACAACCACATTTAAAGTAACTTCATGTACTAACAATTCAACTTCCTCACCCTCACTTGATGCCAAAGATTATACCATTTTACTCTAACACTACATATACGTGTGTGTATACATCctaaatatgtatatgtattatcatattatttacttaattaagATCTTACAATCAACTAGATTTTTCTTCCCCTATTAACTTTGACCAATAAGATGAGAATTTTGTGTCGTCGAATAGATTGAAATGTAAACTGATCTAttcctaaaaatatttacaagtgtTTTTGACTTCTTGTGTCATTGGCAAgtgaaattatcaaaattagaCCAACCAAATGTGATCACTGACCACTCCTCTTTCTTTGGCGATTGATAGTACTGATAAACTAGAATGCACTTACAAAATATGGTTATCtatttagggaaaaaaaatgtaatttgtcTAATAGGCAACTGACCATAGCATACTTTTAAATGTGATAAAGGTATTCCAATTTAACTCTTTTAATGATCTAACGTGACATTGATCACTTGCCTAATACTTTAAGACGTTTATATCTCTATTTTAACGTAAAGTTGACTAATCGAATGTAGCAAATTCATTGATTCTTAGTTCTAGAAGATTATATTGAATCATGAACATTTTTGTCAAACAATTGATTGAGGAGAGTACACTATCTATAgatagaagaataaaaaatatataagtaaGAGGTAtagatatacatatacatatacgtATACGTATTTATTGGTGGTCCTTAGAAATGGAATGCAGAAAGATGGGAGCATAAGGTGGTTAGGTTTATGGGCTTTGTTATGGGCCCATCCTTTTATGGGTTGAAAATCAATTATGTGAAAGTGAAAGGTGGGAATGGGTATGCGAATTATTATGAGAAAAAGTTTGAGAGCATGTGCATTTgctctaatttcttttactatcAATTTATGATATCTCCTTCTCtatctttttcattcttttgttttcttttctcaacactgtcaacaaaattaaagctTTTATTTCATTCGTACAAGTTTTTATGGTAGGTGTCATGTACTCTCTCCATCAAACTAACCTTCAATTACTTCTTTAATATCACTACAATAATTACGGTTTTTCTCAACGCAGTGCAACGTTGTTGAAAACTTCAAATTGCGTTGCGGAAGGCTACTACGACGTCGGCAACCACGTTGCAGAAAGCACGTCATGGATACTTTCCGCGATGCAGCTCGTTTCAACGTTGAGGAAAGTTTCTTCCACGCATGGCTCAGTACGTTGCAATAGCGTTTTGCGACGTCTGCGTCCACGTCGCAGAAGCCGTATTTATTGTagtatttattgaatttgataaaGACCCCTTGGCGA encodes:
- the LOC105435453 gene encoding xyloglucan galactosyltransferase XLT2; this encodes MLPLSGNSSPAEHHPKKFKASSEFFDRKNSFNSLLQQFHHQQSRLWLLLVILFLQILLLFTIRYLPLPLPPALSSSTNQQLHRFPSVAVSPADIDGGNCKNGRIFVYDLPKLFNQDILENCDNLNPWSSSCSAMANGGFGQKADSLAGIIPENLLQSWYWTDQFVTEIIFHNRILKHKCRVLEPESATAFYVPFYAGLAVGKFLWTNSTPEERDQHCRSILKWLSDQEYYKRSNGWDHFITMGRITWDFRRSKDKDWGSGCIYLPGMRNITRLLIERNPWDYFDVGVPYPTGFHPKSLNDISAWQEFIRTRRRTHLFCFAGATRAAFHNDFRAMLLHQCKNSTGEKCRVVDCAGSRCSNGTSAILETFLTSDFCLQPRGDSFTRRSIFDCMVAGAIPVFFWRRTAYYQYEWFLPGEPESYSVFIDRNAVKNGTTSIEAVLERFSREEVKEMRERVIESIPKFIYGTGEVRDALDVAVEGVLRRFKEQEEWEYKWK